In Neovison vison isolate M4711 chromosome 11, ASM_NN_V1, whole genome shotgun sequence, one genomic interval encodes:
- the CSN2 gene encoding beta-casein, whose product MKVFILACLVALALAREKEELTVSTETVESLSSSEETTTHINKQRLENIKREEQQQREDERQNKIHPLAQQQALVFPNADPIPFAILPQNVLPLAQPAVVLPLPQPEIVQVPQIKENIAATRKTMPFLKSPVAPLLNSQIQNLADPENLHLAQLQSQLLPLPLPLPLPMPQPLPLPLPLLQPLMQQIPQPLPQTPMLAAQPLLSIPQSKVQALSQQVLPVPQRNVPLQAFLLYQEPSREAHPRTQPLAPVYNSALI is encoded by the exons ATGAAGGTCTTCATCCTTGCCTGCCTGGTGGCTCTTGCTCTTGCAAGAGAG aaggAAGAACTCACTGTATCCACTGAG aCTGTGGAAAGCCTTTCCAGCAGCGAG gaaACTACCACGCACATCAACAAG CAGAGACTTGAGAATATTAAGCGTGAGGAACAGCAGCAAAGAGAG gaTGAACGCCAGAATAAAATCCACCCTCTTGCCCAGCAACAGGCTCTAGTCTTTCCTAATGCCGATCCCATCCCCTTTGCTATCCTTCCACAGAACGTCCTGCCTCTTGCTCAGCCCGCTGTGGTgctgcctctccctcagcccgAAATAGTGCAGGTCCCCCAAATTAAGGAGAACATTGCTGCAACACGCAAAACGATGCCCTTTCTGAAATCTCCAGTAGCACCCCTTTTGAACAGCCAAATCCAGAATCTTGCTGATCCCGAAAATCTGCACTTGGCTCAGCTCCAGTCtcagcttctgcctctgcccctgcccctgcccctgcccatgcctcagcctctgcctctgcctctgcctctgctccagcCCCTGATGCAGCAGATCCCCCAGCCTCTTCCTCAGACTCCCATGCTTGCTGCTCAGCCCCTGCTGTCCATCCCACAGTCCAAAGTCCAGGCTCTTTCCCAGCAAGTGCTGCCCGTCCCCCAGAGAAACGTGCCCCTACAAGCCTTTCTGCTGTACCAGGAGCCTTCTCGTGAGGCCCATCCACGGACTCAACCACTTGCCCCAGTTTACAACTCTGCTCTT atttaa